The following are encoded in a window of Bradyrhizobium guangdongense genomic DNA:
- a CDS encoding LytTR family DNA-binding domain-containing protein codes for MAIIAAVALGIGVVNALSGAQDATWRGEHAEVGLRLFWETTSIIVILLLVPLLMLAVRRMRRTTGLGARTGIGAAALLGFSALHIAGMVGLRKSMLWLAGGAYDFHFSLTTILYEFRKDVVTASLIGATLWLIESRRELRNAARAAQSMPAAPPEQSPDLIWLRDGTSRIRVVPRDILWVASAGNYIEYSLANGTQHLVRGTLAATESELARFAIVRVHRTRLANLDRVSGVDFKPSGDFELTFDNGKTLGGSRRYRPAVASLGGSAAPV; via the coding sequence TTGGCCATCATCGCGGCCGTCGCGCTCGGCATCGGCGTCGTCAACGCCCTCTCCGGCGCACAGGATGCCACCTGGCGTGGCGAGCATGCCGAGGTCGGCCTGCGGCTGTTCTGGGAGACGACAAGCATCATCGTCATCCTGCTGCTGGTGCCGCTGCTGATGCTCGCGGTCCGGCGCATGCGCCGGACGACTGGCCTCGGGGCACGGACCGGTATAGGCGCAGCCGCCCTCCTCGGTTTCTCGGCCCTCCACATCGCCGGAATGGTGGGGCTGCGGAAGTCGATGCTCTGGCTCGCAGGCGGCGCCTACGACTTCCATTTTTCGCTGACGACAATTCTCTACGAGTTCCGCAAGGACGTGGTGACGGCCTCGCTGATCGGCGCAACGCTCTGGCTGATCGAAAGCCGTCGCGAGCTGCGCAATGCGGCGCGCGCCGCCCAGTCCATGCCGGCCGCCCCGCCGGAGCAATCGCCCGATCTGATCTGGCTCCGGGACGGCACCAGCCGCATCCGCGTCGTACCGCGTGATATCCTTTGGGTGGCCTCCGCCGGCAACTACATCGAATACAGCCTCGCCAACGGCACCCAGCACCTCGTTCGGGGCACGCTGGCTGCGACCGAAAGCGAGCTCGCCCGCTTCGCCATCGTGCGCGTTCACCGCACCCGGCTTGCCAATCTCGACCGGGTGAGCGGCGTGGATTTCAAGCCGTCGGGAGATTTCGAGCTTACCTTCGACAACGGCAAGACGCTGGGAGGCAGCCGCCGCTACCGGCCCGCGGTCGCCTCCCTCGGAGGCAGCGCCGCGCCCGTGTGA
- a CDS encoding alpha/beta hydrolase — MPEVIFTGPAGRLEGRYHPAKQKNAPIAMILHPHPQFHGTMNHQIVYQCYYAFAHRGFSVLRFNFRGVGRSQGSFDHGTGELSDAAAALDWAQTINPEARACWVAGFSFGAWIGMQLLMRRPEVEGFISIAPPANLYDFSFLAPCPSSGLIVHGEKDAVVPPKDVNTLVEKLKTQKGIVIDQQIIPGANHFFDAKLEPLMETITAYLDMRLANVR, encoded by the coding sequence ATGCCTGAAGTTATTTTCACCGGCCCCGCCGGCCGTCTCGAAGGCCGCTATCACCCGGCCAAGCAGAAGAACGCGCCGATCGCGATGATCCTGCATCCGCATCCGCAGTTTCACGGCACGATGAACCACCAGATCGTGTACCAGTGCTACTACGCCTTTGCGCATCGCGGCTTCTCGGTGCTGCGCTTCAATTTCCGCGGCGTCGGCCGCAGCCAGGGCTCGTTCGACCACGGCACCGGCGAATTGTCGGATGCGGCGGCCGCGCTCGACTGGGCGCAGACCATCAATCCCGAGGCGCGCGCCTGCTGGGTCGCCGGCTTCTCCTTCGGTGCCTGGATCGGCATGCAGCTCTTGATGCGCCGCCCCGAAGTCGAGGGTTTCATCTCGATCGCGCCGCCGGCCAATCTCTACGACTTCTCGTTCCTGGCGCCCTGCCCCTCCTCGGGCCTGATCGTGCATGGCGAGAAGGACGCCGTGGTGCCGCCCAAGGACGTCAACACGCTGGTCGAGAAGCTGAAGACCCAGAAGGGTATCGTGATCGACCAGCAGATCATCCCCGGCGCCAACCATTTCTTCGACGCCAAGCTCGAGCCCCTGATGGAGACCATCACGGCGTATCTGGACATGCGTCTGGCCAACGTGCGGTAA
- a CDS encoding acyltransferase family protein, which translates to MSTPQQASNQERRIDLDWVRILAFGLLIFYHVGMLYVSWGFHIKSAHRLTWLEPVMLVLNPWRLSLLFLVSGVASRFMLGTVRLGAFARARSVRLLIPLMFGMLVIVPPQSYLQIVEALGYPAGFADYYLHHYLLFSAQFCPNPCIVQPTWNHLWFVVYLWVYTMALTGVLLLWPAAADWIGERLAAVLTGRWLLVLPCLLFAAWRLFLAPIFPSTHALFGDWYNHADYASAFLIGFLLARQEGFWHDVERQRWLALTIAAACFGIFVLVYAGLLAPSSVPKWFAGSAYGSYQWLAMVAVLGVARRHLTADDGPVRRYLTDAIFPYYIVHQTAIIMIAHALQGSGLSAASEAAIVISGTALTCAATYEIVRRIGWLRPLFGLRMVLRSPAGIAQQQPA; encoded by the coding sequence ATGTCAACACCACAGCAAGCATCAAACCAGGAACGACGTATCGATCTGGACTGGGTGCGGATTTTAGCCTTTGGACTGCTGATCTTCTACCACGTCGGCATGCTCTACGTGTCCTGGGGATTTCACATCAAGAGCGCGCACCGGCTGACCTGGCTCGAGCCGGTGATGCTGGTGCTCAATCCCTGGCGGCTGTCGTTGCTGTTCCTGGTCTCCGGCGTCGCGAGCCGCTTCATGCTGGGCACGGTCCGGCTCGGCGCCTTCGCGCGGGCGCGGTCGGTGCGCCTGTTGATACCCCTGATGTTTGGCATGCTCGTGATCGTGCCGCCGCAATCTTATCTCCAGATTGTCGAGGCGCTCGGCTATCCCGCCGGTTTCGCCGATTATTACCTTCACCATTATCTGCTGTTCAGCGCGCAATTCTGTCCGAATCCCTGCATCGTGCAACCAACCTGGAACCATCTCTGGTTCGTGGTCTATCTCTGGGTCTACACGATGGCCCTGACTGGCGTGCTATTGCTCTGGCCAGCGGCCGCCGACTGGATCGGTGAGCGGTTGGCGGCCGTCCTTACCGGGCGATGGCTGCTGGTGCTGCCGTGCCTGTTGTTCGCGGCCTGGCGGCTCTTCCTCGCGCCGATCTTCCCCTCGACACACGCACTGTTCGGTGACTGGTACAACCACGCGGACTATGCAAGCGCGTTCCTGATCGGCTTCCTGCTCGCGCGCCAGGAGGGCTTTTGGCACGACGTCGAGCGGCAGCGGTGGCTGGCGCTGACAATCGCGGCCGCTTGTTTCGGCATCTTCGTCCTCGTCTATGCCGGCTTGCTCGCGCCGTCGTCGGTGCCGAAATGGTTCGCCGGCTCGGCCTATGGCTCTTACCAATGGCTGGCGATGGTCGCGGTGCTCGGCGTTGCGCGGCGCCATCTGACGGCCGATGATGGCCCCGTGCGCCGCTATCTGACCGATGCGATCTTTCCCTATTACATCGTGCACCAGACCGCGATCATCATGATCGCGCATGCTCTGCAGGGCAGCGGGCTCTCCGCCGCAAGCGAGGCCGCGATCGTGATCTCAGGCACCGCGCTGACCTGTGCGGCGACTTACGAGATCGTGCGGCGGATCGGC